One Streptomyces lincolnensis genomic region harbors:
- a CDS encoding (2Fe-2S)-binding protein, which translates to MGSHEDRDDETAPCRFSDTTLRVNGKPHTLSVDHRRVLLDVLREDLDLWGAKKGCDHGQCGACTVLVDGRRLNSCLLLAVALDGCEVTTVEGLAGDGEELHPLQRAFLDRDAFQCGYCTPGQICSALGAVAEAAAGHPSHVTDPAVPSGEPVRLDRAEIRERLSGNLCRCGAYPRIVEAVEDVIR; encoded by the coding sequence ATGGGCAGTCACGAAGACCGCGACGACGAAACCGCACCCTGCCGGTTCTCCGACACCACACTGCGGGTCAACGGCAAGCCGCACACACTGAGCGTCGACCACCGGCGCGTCCTGCTGGACGTCCTGCGCGAGGATCTCGATCTGTGGGGCGCCAAGAAGGGCTGTGACCACGGCCAGTGCGGCGCCTGCACGGTCCTGGTGGACGGGCGCAGGCTCAACAGCTGTCTGCTGCTCGCGGTGGCGCTGGACGGCTGCGAGGTGACGACCGTCGAGGGGCTCGCGGGTGACGGGGAGGAGCTGCATCCGCTCCAGCGGGCCTTCCTGGACCGGGACGCCTTCCAGTGCGGGTACTGCACCCCGGGCCAGATCTGTTCCGCGCTCGGGGCGGTCGCCGAGGCCGCGGCGGGCCACCCCTCGCACGTCACCGACCCGGCCGTGCCCTCGGGCGAGCCCGTGCGGCTGGACCGGGCGGAGATCCGGGAGCGGCTCAGCGGCAACCTCTGCCGCTGCGGCGCCTATCCGCGCATCGTCGAGGCGGTCGAGGACGTGATCCGATGA
- a CDS encoding DUF1232 domain-containing protein has protein sequence MDTTTTVIVAVAILAALVLAAAVALFVRLVRTRRDLRRAGLPTGPRWVFWGALVYFVLPTDLVPDPVYLDDIGVLLLALRTLRASPGARAQKAPREHDYAP, from the coding sequence GTGGACACGACCACCACAGTGATCGTCGCCGTCGCGATCCTCGCGGCACTGGTACTGGCCGCCGCCGTCGCCCTGTTCGTACGGCTGGTGCGCACCCGACGCGATCTCAGGCGGGCCGGGCTTCCGACCGGGCCGCGCTGGGTCTTCTGGGGTGCCCTGGTGTACTTCGTCCTGCCGACCGACCTGGTGCCGGACCCGGTGTACCTGGACGACATCGGCGTACTGCTCCTGGCTCTGCGCACCCTGCGCGCCTCCCCCGGCGCGCGTGCGCAAAAGGCACCGCGCGAGCACGATTACGCACCGTAA
- a CDS encoding xanthine dehydrogenase family protein molybdopterin-binding subunit translates to MASVPTALGAPAERREGLEKVTGTARYAAEQPRPGRLHARPVPAAIARGRVTGVDTAAALAVPGVRAVLTHDNAPRLAEPDDPTLSVLQNPQVPHRGWFVALVVADTPEAARVGAAAVRIAYDAQDHDVTLTDTHPDAYVPEEVGGEYPARAEHGEPEEAFGSSAVRVDVAYRVPPLHNHPMEPHASTAHWDGERLTVHTSSQGSTVVRATLAELFGLPEERITVVAEHVGGGFGSKGTPRPDVVLAVMATRHTGRPVTVALPRRMLPAVVGHRAPTLHRVRLGAQSDGRLTSVLHEVTTHTSRIKEFVEQAAMPARVMYAAPHSRTLHRVVPLDVPSPSWMRAPGEAPGMYALESAMDELAGELGLDPVEVRVVNEPDREPDSGKPFSSRHLVECLREGARRFGWSARDPRPGSRREGPLLVGSGVAAATYPVQVSPSTAEARALPDGGFLVRVNATDIGTGARTVLAQVAADALGVPLDRVRIEVGSSDLPAAPLAGGSSGTASWGWSVHEACTRLTEALAAHTGPLPGDGIPARADTAGTADADSPWARHAFGAHFAEVAVDTVTGEVRVRRLLGVYAAGHILNARTARSQFVGGMTMGLGMALTEGSTMDAAFGDFTEADLAAYHVPAHADVPEIEAHWIDEHDPHLNPMGSKGIGEIGIVGTPAAIGNAVHHATGARLRELPLTPDRVLTALCDGRRHGL, encoded by the coding sequence ATGGCCAGCGTCCCGACCGCCCTGGGCGCTCCCGCGGAACGCCGGGAGGGGCTGGAGAAGGTCACCGGTACCGCTCGCTACGCGGCCGAGCAGCCCCGCCCCGGTCGGCTCCACGCCCGGCCCGTGCCCGCCGCGATCGCCCGCGGCCGGGTGACCGGTGTCGACACCGCGGCCGCGCTGGCCGTACCCGGCGTGCGGGCCGTGCTCACCCACGACAACGCGCCGCGGCTGGCGGAGCCGGACGATCCCACGCTCTCCGTGCTCCAGAACCCGCAGGTCCCGCACCGCGGCTGGTTCGTGGCCCTGGTGGTGGCCGACACCCCGGAGGCGGCCCGGGTCGGCGCCGCCGCCGTCCGTATCGCCTACGACGCGCAGGACCACGACGTCACCCTCACCGACACGCATCCGGACGCGTACGTCCCCGAGGAGGTGGGCGGCGAATACCCGGCCCGCGCCGAACACGGTGAGCCCGAGGAGGCCTTCGGTTCCTCGGCCGTGCGGGTCGACGTCGCCTACCGGGTGCCGCCGCTGCACAACCATCCGATGGAGCCGCACGCGAGCACCGCGCACTGGGACGGCGAGCGGCTGACCGTCCACACCTCCAGCCAGGGATCGACGGTCGTCCGCGCCACGCTGGCCGAGCTGTTCGGGCTGCCGGAGGAGCGGATTACGGTCGTCGCCGAGCACGTCGGCGGGGGTTTCGGGTCCAAGGGCACGCCCCGTCCGGACGTGGTGCTCGCCGTGATGGCCACCCGGCACACCGGCCGGCCCGTCACCGTCGCCCTCCCCCGGCGGATGCTGCCCGCCGTCGTCGGGCACCGGGCGCCCACACTGCACCGGGTCCGGCTGGGTGCACAGTCCGACGGCCGCCTCACCTCGGTCCTGCACGAGGTCACCACCCACACCTCGCGTATCAAGGAGTTCGTGGAGCAGGCCGCGATGCCCGCGCGCGTCATGTACGCCGCTCCCCACAGCCGTACCCTGCACCGCGTCGTGCCGCTCGACGTGCCCTCGCCGTCCTGGATGCGCGCCCCGGGCGAGGCTCCGGGCATGTACGCGCTGGAGTCGGCGATGGACGAGCTCGCCGGTGAACTCGGCCTGGACCCCGTGGAGGTGCGGGTCGTCAACGAACCGGACCGTGAGCCCGACAGCGGCAAACCGTTCAGCAGCAGGCACCTCGTCGAGTGCCTGCGCGAGGGTGCCCGGCGCTTCGGGTGGTCCGCGCGCGATCCCCGCCCGGGCTCCCGCAGGGAGGGGCCGTTGCTGGTGGGGTCGGGGGTGGCCGCCGCGACCTATCCCGTGCAGGTGTCACCGTCGACCGCCGAGGCCCGCGCCCTGCCCGACGGGGGCTTCCTGGTCCGCGTCAACGCCACGGACATCGGCACGGGGGCGCGCACGGTGCTGGCCCAGGTCGCGGCCGACGCGCTCGGCGTACCGCTGGACCGGGTCCGGATCGAGGTGGGCAGCAGCGATCTGCCCGCCGCCCCGCTGGCGGGCGGCTCCTCGGGCACCGCCTCCTGGGGCTGGTCGGTCCACGAGGCCTGCACTCGGCTGACGGAAGCCCTGGCCGCACACACCGGGCCGCTGCCCGGGGACGGTATCCCGGCACGCGCGGACACCGCCGGCACGGCCGACGCCGACAGTCCCTGGGCGCGGCACGCGTTCGGCGCGCACTTCGCCGAGGTGGCCGTCGACACGGTCACCGGAGAGGTCCGGGTGCGGCGGCTGCTGGGTGTCTACGCCGCCGGGCACATCCTCAACGCCCGTACCGCGCGTTCGCAGTTCGTCGGCGGGATGACCATGGGGCTGGGTATGGCGCTGACCGAGGGCAGCACCATGGACGCAGCCTTCGGAGACTTCACGGAGGCGGACCTCGCGGCCTACCACGTGCCCGCGCACGCCGATGTCCCCGAGATCGAGGCGCACTGGATCGACGAGCACGATCCGCACCTCAACCCGATGGGCAGCAAGGGCATCGGCGAGATCGGCATCGTCGGCACTCCGGCCGCGATCGGCAACGCCGTGCACCACGCCACCGGAGCCCGCCTTCGCGAACTCCCGCTCACCCCGGACCGGGTACTGACGGCTCTGTGCGACGGGCGGAGGCACGGCCTCTAG
- a CDS encoding GlxA family transcriptional regulator — protein MHTVEVLVLDHVVPFDMAAPMTVFDWTRLPDGRSPYRVRLCAESPEVRADGGFGLRIDRGLDALADADTIIVPGRSDEAEPLSPAVVTALREAAAAGTRIASVCVGAFVLAEAGLLDGLRATTHWVAADLLARRFPQIDVRPDVLYVDNGRILTSAGAAAALDMCLHMIRLDLGSAVAAHAARMSVMPLEREGGQAQFIVHEHPPVPRGSTLEPLLEWIEDNLAREITLPAMAARSGMSERTFSRRFREQTGTTPLQWLLRARVRRAQYLLENSDHPVERIARQAGFGSPTSFRERFRRVVGTTPQAYRAAFHARKDVVPEPA, from the coding sequence ATGCACACGGTGGAGGTCCTGGTTCTCGATCACGTGGTGCCGTTCGACATGGCGGCGCCCATGACGGTGTTCGACTGGACGCGGCTGCCCGACGGCCGCAGTCCCTATCGGGTGCGCCTGTGCGCCGAGTCGCCGGAGGTGCGCGCGGACGGCGGTTTCGGACTGCGGATCGACCGGGGACTCGACGCCCTGGCCGACGCCGACACGATCATCGTGCCGGGCCGTTCCGACGAGGCCGAGCCGCTGTCACCCGCCGTGGTGACCGCGCTCCGCGAGGCCGCCGCGGCGGGCACCCGGATCGCATCGGTGTGCGTGGGCGCCTTCGTGCTGGCGGAGGCCGGGCTGCTGGACGGGCTCCGCGCCACCACCCACTGGGTCGCCGCCGACCTGCTGGCACGCCGGTTCCCGCAGATCGACGTGCGGCCGGACGTGCTGTACGTGGACAACGGCAGGATCCTCACCTCGGCCGGCGCCGCCGCGGCCCTGGACATGTGTCTGCACATGATCCGGCTGGACCTGGGCTCGGCCGTCGCCGCACACGCCGCCCGCATGTCGGTGATGCCGCTGGAACGGGAGGGCGGGCAGGCCCAGTTCATCGTGCACGAACACCCTCCGGTGCCGCGCGGCTCGACACTGGAGCCGCTCCTGGAGTGGATCGAGGACAATCTGGCCCGGGAGATCACCCTGCCGGCGATGGCCGCCCGCTCGGGCATGAGCGAGCGCACCTTCAGCCGCCGTTTCCGCGAGCAGACGGGCACCACTCCGCTGCAATGGCTGCTGCGGGCACGCGTACGCCGGGCCCAGTACCTGCTGGAGAACAGCGATCACCCGGTCGAACGGATCGCGCGGCAGGCGGGGTTCGGTTCCCCCACCTCCTTCCGCGAACGCTTCCGCCGGGTGGTCGGCACCACACCGCAGGCGTACCGCGCCGCGTTCCACGCCCGGAAGGACGTCGTCCCGGAGCCGGCCTGA
- a CDS encoding PadR family transcriptional regulator, which produces MTQATFFVLTALADQPRHGYGILREVEDLSGGEVRLRVGTLYGVLDRLTADALIVLDREEVQQGRLRRYYRLTDDGMRALTAEAERMAAGASAAQQRIAEGRRAPERPVTPPATGLGLAGGLA; this is translated from the coding sequence ATGACCCAGGCGACGTTCTTCGTCCTGACCGCTTTGGCCGACCAGCCACGGCACGGGTACGGAATCCTGCGCGAGGTCGAGGATCTGTCCGGCGGCGAGGTGCGGCTGCGGGTCGGCACGCTGTACGGCGTGCTGGACCGGCTCACCGCGGACGCGCTGATCGTGCTGGACCGCGAGGAGGTGCAGCAGGGCCGGCTCCGGCGCTACTACCGCCTCACCGACGACGGGATGCGCGCCCTCACCGCCGAGGCGGAGCGCATGGCGGCGGGCGCCAGTGCCGCGCAGCAGCGGATCGCCGAGGGCCGCCGGGCTCCCGAACGCCCTGTCACCCCGCCCGCCACGGGCCTCGGACTCGCGGGAGGTCTCGCATGA
- the tgmA gene encoding putative ATP-grasp-modified RiPP: MQPFALNYARPATELETTSPYAYDSGLQLNVLRDGRIAARDHGLMRELGTTTSTAGSKTHFDD; this comes from the coding sequence ATGCAACCGTTCGCGCTCAACTACGCACGTCCGGCTACGGAGTTGGAGACCACCTCTCCGTACGCATACGACTCCGGACTGCAGTTGAACGTGCTCCGCGACGGGCGGATAGCCGCCCGCGACCACGGCCTGATGAGGGAACTGGGGACCACCACCTCCACGGCGGGGTCCAAGACACACTTCGACGACTGA
- the tgmB gene encoding ATP-grasp ribosomal peptide maturase, with protein sequence MTVLILTSEEDVTADMVVVHLNASGVPVVRLDPADLPGGVALSGEYVHGAFRGHLSAAGRLVSIGGLRSIWVRRPGAAAARAAAPSDWLTEEASQALYGMLRGSAARWMNHPDAARRARHKPWQLHLAQRCGLPVPATLITTFPQAARAFAERYPDLVVKPVSGTHPQDPPLAVPTSRVDPDTDFSAVAHGPTLLQRRVAKRADIRLTAVGDRMLAARKATDDADPREIDVRFAPSTAPWQPVEVPTCVAAGVQAYLRDAELAYGAFDFAEEADGTWWFLECNQSGQFGFVEVDTGQPIALSVAEWLAAPGPERPSRVNGRGSVTR encoded by the coding sequence ATGACCGTGTTGATTCTGACCAGCGAAGAGGACGTGACCGCCGACATGGTGGTCGTGCACCTCAACGCGTCGGGGGTCCCGGTGGTCCGGCTGGACCCCGCGGACCTGCCCGGCGGGGTGGCGCTGTCCGGGGAGTACGTGCACGGCGCCTTCCGCGGCCATCTCTCGGCCGCGGGCCGGCTGGTGAGCATCGGCGGGCTGCGGTCGATCTGGGTGCGCAGGCCCGGAGCGGCCGCCGCCCGGGCGGCCGCGCCGTCCGACTGGCTGACCGAGGAGGCCTCCCAGGCGCTCTACGGCATGCTGCGGGGCAGTGCCGCGCGCTGGATGAACCATCCCGACGCGGCGCGGCGGGCCCGTCACAAGCCCTGGCAGCTGCACCTGGCCCAGCGGTGCGGACTGCCGGTGCCGGCCACGCTCATCACGACGTTCCCGCAGGCCGCGCGGGCGTTCGCGGAACGCTATCCGGACCTGGTGGTCAAGCCGGTCTCCGGCACGCATCCGCAGGATCCGCCGCTGGCCGTACCGACCAGCCGGGTCGACCCGGACACCGACTTCTCCGCCGTCGCCCACGGACCCACCCTGCTGCAACGCCGTGTCGCCAAACGGGCGGACATCCGCCTGACCGCGGTCGGCGACCGGATGCTGGCCGCCCGCAAGGCGACCGACGACGCGGACCCTCGGGAGATAGACGTCCGGTTCGCCCCGAGTACCGCGCCGTGGCAGCCGGTGGAGGTTCCGACGTGTGTCGCCGCCGGGGTGCAGGCCTATCTGCGCGATGCCGAACTGGCGTACGGCGCCTTCGACTTCGCCGAGGAGGCGGACGGCACCTGGTGGTTTCTGGAGTGCAACCAGTCGGGGCAGTTCGGCTTCGTCGAGGTGGACACGGGGCAGCCGATCGCGCTGTCAGTCGCCGAGTGGCTGGCCGCTCCGGGACCGGAGCGGCCGTCACGTGTCAACGGCCGGGGCTCGGTGACGCGTTGA
- a CDS encoding FAD binding domain-containing protein — MRTFDYVRATSVTEAADALATRPGARCLGGGTNLVDLMKLGVERPATLVDVSRLPLDTIEEIPDGSLRVGATVRNSDLAAHPVVRDRWPALSQALLAGASGQLRNAATTGGNLLQRTRCPYFQDVTKPCNKREPGSGCGARDGVHRDHAVLGHSAHCIATHPSDMAVALSALDARVELYGAQGARSVAAAEFHRLPGDRPERDTVIEPGEIVTGVVLPAATAGVPSAYRKARDRASYAFALASVAALVRVDDGVITQAGIAFGALAHRPWRARRAEEALVGAAPTEAAFEYAVDLELSAAQPLRDNAYKVPLARALAVDVLTRLTAAART; from the coding sequence GTGAGGACCTTCGACTACGTCCGGGCCACCAGCGTGACGGAGGCCGCCGACGCCCTCGCCACCCGGCCCGGCGCCCGCTGCCTCGGTGGCGGTACCAACCTGGTCGACCTGATGAAGCTCGGCGTCGAACGGCCCGCGACCCTGGTCGACGTCAGCCGACTGCCCCTGGACACGATCGAGGAGATACCCGACGGGTCGCTGCGGGTCGGGGCGACGGTCCGCAACAGCGACCTCGCGGCCCATCCCGTCGTCCGGGACCGCTGGCCGGCGCTGTCGCAGGCGCTCCTGGCGGGTGCCTCGGGCCAGCTGCGCAACGCCGCCACCACGGGCGGCAACCTTCTGCAACGCACCCGCTGCCCCTACTTCCAGGACGTGACCAAGCCCTGCAACAAGCGGGAACCGGGCAGCGGCTGCGGCGCCCGCGACGGCGTGCACCGCGACCACGCCGTGCTCGGGCACTCCGCGCATTGCATCGCCACCCACCCCTCCGACATGGCGGTGGCGCTGTCCGCTCTCGACGCGCGCGTGGAGCTCTACGGCGCGCAGGGCGCCCGGAGCGTGGCGGCGGCCGAGTTCCACCGGCTGCCCGGGGACCGGCCGGAGCGGGACACCGTGATCGAGCCCGGTGAGATCGTCACGGGCGTGGTGCTCCCGGCCGCCACGGCAGGGGTCCCGTCCGCCTACCGCAAGGCCCGGGACCGGGCGTCGTACGCCTTCGCCCTGGCCTCCGTGGCCGCCCTGGTGCGGGTGGACGACGGAGTCATCACCCAGGCCGGGATCGCCTTCGGCGCGCTGGCGCACCGGCCCTGGCGGGCCCGCCGGGCCGAGGAGGCCCTGGTGGGCGCGGCTCCGACCGAGGCCGCCTTCGAGTACGCCGTCGACCTCGAACTGTCCGCCGCGCAGCCCCTGCGGGACAACGCATACAAGGTGCCCCTGGCCCGCGCTCTCGCCGTGGACGTCCTGACCCGGCTCACGGCCGCCGCCAGGACCTGA
- a CDS encoding DUF1152 domain-containing protein: MFTLQEPPFFARLRDAHRVLIAGAGGGFDVYAGLPLALALRSAGKDVHLANLSFADLYGLDTEVWLDHDVAAIRPDTAARGDYFPERTLARWLAEQDLPSTVYAFPQTGVRPLRAAYRALVDHLGGVDAIVLVDGGTDILMRGDEHGLGTPEEDMASLAAVTGLEGIPRRLVACLGFGVDAHHGVNHSLVLENLAALERDGSYLGAFSLPPGSREGALYLDAVAHAQRCTPDHPSIVNGSVAAAVRGDFGDVRFTERTKGSELFVNPLMALYFCVDATGLARRNLYLDRLENTALMRQISSVIAEFRDEVGRQRPPRAFPH, from the coding sequence GTGTTCACCCTCCAAGAGCCCCCGTTCTTCGCCCGGTTGCGGGACGCGCACCGGGTCCTGATCGCCGGCGCGGGCGGCGGCTTCGACGTGTACGCCGGGCTGCCGCTGGCCCTCGCCCTGCGGTCGGCCGGCAAGGACGTCCATCTCGCCAACCTCTCCTTCGCGGATCTGTACGGCCTGGACACGGAGGTGTGGCTGGACCATGACGTGGCGGCGATCCGCCCGGACACCGCGGCCCGCGGCGACTACTTCCCCGAGCGCACCCTGGCCAGGTGGCTGGCCGAGCAGGACCTGCCGTCGACGGTCTACGCGTTTCCGCAGACGGGAGTTCGGCCGCTGCGGGCCGCGTATCGCGCCCTGGTGGACCATCTGGGCGGCGTCGACGCGATCGTGCTGGTCGACGGCGGCACCGACATCCTGATGCGCGGCGACGAGCACGGGCTCGGCACTCCGGAGGAGGACATGGCGAGCCTGGCAGCCGTGACCGGGCTGGAGGGGATACCGCGGCGCCTGGTGGCGTGCCTCGGCTTCGGCGTGGACGCCCATCACGGCGTCAACCACTCGCTGGTCCTGGAGAATCTGGCCGCGCTGGAGCGGGACGGCTCCTACCTCGGCGCGTTCTCCCTGCCTCCCGGCAGCCGGGAAGGGGCCCTGTATCTGGACGCGGTGGCCCACGCCCAGCGCTGCACCCCGGACCACCCGAGCATCGTCAACGGCTCCGTCGCCGCCGCCGTACGCGGCGACTTCGGCGATGTCCGCTTCACCGAGCGGACCAAGGGCAGCGAGTTGTTCGTCAACCCGCTGATGGCTCTGTACTTCTGCGTGGACGCCACCGGCCTGGCCCGCCGCAACCTCTATCTCGACCGGCTGGAGAACACCGCGCTGATGCGTCAGATCAGCTCGGTCATCGCGGAGTTCCGGGACGAGGTGGGCCGGCAGCGTCCGCCGCGCGCCTTTCCTCACTGA
- a CDS encoding zinc-dependent alcohol dehydrogenase family protein — MVTAVRFHEFGGPEVLRLEDVDVGEPGPGELLIRVDAIGLNRAEVLFRSGRYIEPVKEFPARLGTEAAGVVEAVGAGVTGFGTGQPVSVVPAFSMNDYGVYAERAIVPAAAVLHRPDGLDAIGGAAVWMPYVTAYGALVEVGGLRAGDTVVLTAASSGVGLAGIQVARRAGAVPIATTRSGAKRDALLKAGAAEVIVTEEDDVVERVLDATAGRGAEFVFDAVAGPGVLDLAKVVAPGGTLFLYGALSGAVTPYPGFDLGMPALNIRTYTLHETTRDPLRLRRAEAFVASGLRTGAFTAAVDRVFGLHEIAEAHRYLEAGAQVGKIVAVVEH; from the coding sequence ATGGTCACAGCGGTGCGTTTCCATGAGTTCGGCGGGCCCGAGGTGCTGCGCCTGGAGGACGTGGACGTCGGTGAGCCCGGCCCCGGTGAACTGCTGATCCGGGTGGACGCGATCGGCCTCAACCGGGCCGAAGTCCTCTTCCGCAGCGGCCGGTACATCGAGCCGGTCAAGGAGTTCCCGGCCCGGCTCGGCACCGAGGCCGCGGGTGTGGTCGAAGCGGTCGGCGCGGGGGTGACGGGGTTCGGGACCGGTCAACCGGTCAGCGTCGTGCCCGCGTTCTCGATGAACGACTACGGCGTCTACGCCGAGCGCGCGATCGTCCCCGCCGCCGCGGTGCTGCACCGACCCGACGGGCTCGACGCGATCGGGGGCGCCGCGGTGTGGATGCCCTATGTGACGGCGTACGGCGCACTGGTCGAGGTCGGCGGGTTGCGGGCCGGGGACACGGTCGTGCTGACCGCCGCCTCCAGCGGTGTGGGGCTGGCCGGCATTCAGGTCGCCCGGAGGGCCGGGGCCGTCCCGATCGCCACCACCCGCAGCGGCGCCAAGCGGGACGCGCTGCTGAAGGCCGGGGCGGCCGAGGTGATCGTCACCGAGGAGGACGACGTCGTGGAGCGCGTGCTCGACGCGACCGCAGGCCGTGGCGCGGAGTTCGTCTTCGACGCCGTGGCCGGACCGGGGGTCCTGGACCTCGCCAAGGTGGTCGCGCCCGGCGGCACGCTCTTCCTCTACGGGGCACTCAGTGGCGCGGTGACCCCCTACCCGGGCTTCGACCTCGGGATGCCGGCACTGAACATACGGACCTACACGCTTCACGAGACGACCCGGGATCCGCTGCGGCTGCGCCGGGCCGAGGCCTTCGTCGCCTCCGGTCTGCGCACCGGGGCCTTCACGGCCGCGGTGGACCGGGTCTTCGGGCTGCACGAGATCGCGGAGGCGCACCGCTACCTGGAGGCAGGGGCCCAAGTGGGCAAGATCGTGGCGGTCGTCGAGCACTGA
- a CDS encoding VOC family protein, protein MGTKWSLTIDCAYPGKLAAFWALALGYEEKPAPAGFGSWEEWFSHHEVPEDEWDDGAYLSDPDGVGPTLSFLKVPEPKVAKNRLHIDVQVGGGRETPWEVRWPRVVEAVQRLTTAGATVVREDELQGRPDHVVMADPEGNEFCLV, encoded by the coding sequence ATGGGGACCAAGTGGAGCTTGACGATCGACTGCGCGTACCCGGGGAAGCTGGCCGCGTTCTGGGCGCTGGCGTTGGGCTACGAGGAGAAGCCCGCGCCCGCAGGGTTCGGGAGCTGGGAGGAGTGGTTCTCGCATCATGAGGTTCCGGAGGACGAGTGGGATGACGGGGCGTACCTCTCAGATCCGGACGGCGTGGGCCCCACCTTGTCCTTCCTGAAGGTGCCGGAGCCGAAGGTGGCGAAGAACCGGCTGCATATCGACGTGCAAGTTGGTGGCGGCCGTGAAACCCCATGGGAGGTGCGCTGGCCGCGCGTGGTCGAGGCGGTGCAGCGGTTGACCACTGCGGGCGCGACCGTGGTCCGCGAGGACGAGTTGCAGGGCAGGCCGGATCACGTGGTGATGGCGGACCCGGAAGGTAACGAGTTTTGCCTGGTCTGA
- a CDS encoding IS110 family transposase — translation MAAIWAGIDAGKTHHHCVAIDESGRRLLSRRVTNDEPELLELLADVLALGDKATWGIDLADGGAALAIAILLNHDQPVHSISGRAIHRASESYRGEGKTDAKDAAVIADQVRVRRDRHPLRAGDETVVDLKILTGRRMDLVADHTRTVNRLRAQFSGTFPGLERALDLTNTGPLTLVSGYQTPAAVRRLGAKRLETWLRNRHVVRADKLAETAVQAAERQHTSLPGEKLTAEMVHTLAMEVMGLNQQVAELDKLIEARFRDYHDFEVITSMPGLGIILGAEFLAATGGDMIAFGTPDRLAGFGGVAPVPRDSGKPSGNLRRPQRYNRRLQRVFYTSALFSIRHCEESRRFYDRKRAEGKRHTQAVLALARRRVNVLIPL, via the coding sequence ATGGCCGCAATCTGGGCTGGCATCGACGCGGGGAAGACCCACCACCACTGCGTCGCGATCGACGAGAGCGGCCGCAGGCTGCTGTCCCGACGCGTCACCAACGACGAACCCGAGCTCCTCGAACTACTCGCTGACGTCCTGGCCCTGGGCGACAAGGCGACCTGGGGCATTGATCTGGCTGACGGCGGAGCCGCCCTCGCCATCGCGATCCTCCTCAACCACGACCAGCCGGTGCACTCCATCTCCGGCCGGGCCATCCACCGCGCCTCCGAGAGCTACCGCGGCGAGGGCAAGACCGACGCCAAGGACGCTGCCGTCATCGCCGACCAGGTTCGCGTCCGACGCGACCGGCACCCCTTACGTGCTGGCGACGAGACGGTCGTCGACCTGAAGATCCTCACCGGTCGCCGCATGGACCTGGTCGCCGACCACACCCGCACCGTCAACCGCCTCCGCGCCCAGTTCTCCGGCACCTTCCCCGGCCTGGAGCGCGCGCTGGACCTCACCAACACCGGCCCGCTCACCCTGGTGAGCGGCTACCAGACCCCGGCCGCCGTCCGACGACTCGGTGCCAAGCGGCTGGAGACCTGGCTGCGCAATCGCCATGTCGTCCGCGCCGACAAGCTCGCCGAGACGGCCGTCCAAGCCGCCGAACGCCAGCACACCAGCCTGCCGGGCGAGAAGCTGACCGCCGAGATGGTTCACACGCTGGCGATGGAGGTGATGGGCCTCAACCAGCAGGTCGCCGAGCTCGACAAGCTCATCGAGGCCCGGTTTCGCGACTACCACGACTTCGAAGTGATCACCAGCATGCCCGGCCTGGGCATCATCCTCGGCGCCGAGTTCCTGGCCGCCACCGGCGGCGACATGATCGCCTTCGGCACCCCCGACCGCCTCGCCGGCTTCGGCGGCGTCGCCCCGGTGCCTCGCGATTCCGGGAAACCGAGCGGGAACCTGCGCCGTCCGCAGCGATACAACCGCCGCCTACAACGCGTCTTCTACACCTCGGCGTTGTTCAGCATCCGCCACTGCGAGGAATCCCGGCGCTTCTACGATCGCAAACGTGCCGAGGGCAAGCGCCATACCCAGGCCGTCCTGGCTCTCGCTCGCCGCCGCGTCAACGTCCTAATTCCCTTGTAA